From a single Flavobacteriales bacterium genomic region:
- a CDS encoding T9SS type A sorting domain-containing protein, with translation MCVLPSRSSGLHKSGPKTFIRFLAPLWIAVCLLHPATANAQCAACSSCSLSTSSGCTWTVSSNSSTGYTVGSGQKLCITGGTYTGAITFNGGTVVVGTGVTFNPSSITLPLTADATLEIQDGATATLPALSWTGLVSYTFNYRVCGSVTHSGAVSAGGTGSMNIHVASSGTLNLGSYNLGVSGVGTVCNEGAILANNLDILATSSSTVTNHGYIQLAGSLNQNSSADLDLCSGSLIEIATDFTSLSGLVTGYGACGALAVSGTSTCNLCTFAGTADICDKTGSAPSNSPNVDADIGGTWGGSVSFCTCAALPIELITFTGRYANNRVELAWVSGSEVNNDFYTVERSTDGKYFESVGQVKGMGNTSERTFYTFTDESPAPGASYYRLKQTDHDGTMEMLAVISVDAKSENESLTVYPNPAHAIPRYFVTSPEDARATVTLRDMSGRIVYRDVMALPAGTSNWPIPLSDLPAGVYDLQLEKKHTSLHKVFVVR, from the coding sequence ATGTGTGTACTTCCATCCAGGTCGTCGGGGCTTCATAAGTCCGGACCTAAAACCTTTATCAGGTTTCTTGCGCCGTTGTGGATAGCGGTGTGTTTGTTGCACCCTGCCACGGCGAATGCTCAATGCGCGGCATGTTCTTCCTGCTCGCTGTCCACGTCATCCGGTTGTACATGGACCGTTTCTTCCAACAGTTCCACGGGTTACACGGTGGGTTCCGGACAAAAACTATGTATCACCGGAGGTACCTATACCGGTGCAATCACCTTCAACGGAGGAACCGTGGTGGTGGGCACAGGTGTGACATTTAATCCTTCCAGCATCACCCTTCCGCTGACCGCTGATGCAACCCTTGAAATTCAGGACGGGGCGACAGCAACACTGCCCGCCCTGTCATGGACCGGTCTTGTCAGTTATACATTCAATTACCGGGTGTGTGGATCCGTGACTCACTCAGGGGCGGTTTCGGCCGGAGGTACCGGCAGCATGAACATACATGTGGCTTCTTCCGGCACATTGAACCTGGGCAGCTACAACCTGGGTGTTAGCGGTGTGGGTACGGTTTGCAATGAAGGTGCAATTTTAGCCAACAACCTCGACATCCTTGCAACATCATCTTCAACCGTTACCAACCATGGATACATCCAGCTCGCCGGTTCGCTTAACCAGAACAGCAGTGCAGACCTCGATTTGTGCAGTGGCAGCCTGATTGAAATTGCAACCGATTTCACGTCGCTATCCGGCCTGGTGACCGGATATGGTGCATGCGGAGCGTTGGCTGTTAGCGGAACCAGCACCTGTAACTTGTGCACTTTTGCAGGCACGGCGGATATATGTGACAAAACCGGAAGTGCCCCTTCCAATTCACCCAATGTGGATGCTGATATAGGAGGTACCTGGGGTGGTTCGGTGTCGTTCTGCACCTGTGCGGCATTGCCGATAGAACTGATCACATTTACGGGACGCTATGCAAACAACCGGGTGGAATTGGCCTGGGTGTCCGGCTCGGAAGTGAACAACGATTTCTACACGGTCGAGCGGTCCACGGACGGCAAGTACTTTGAATCGGTAGGCCAGGTAAAGGGCATGGGAAATACGTCTGAACGAACCTTCTATACCTTCACGGATGAAAGCCCGGCCCCGGGTGCATCCTATTATCGCCTGAAACAAACTGATCATGACGGCACAATGGAAATGCTGGCTGTGATTTCGGTGGATGCGAAGTCGGAAAATGAAAGCCTGACTGTTTACCCGAATCCGGCCCATGCCATTCCGCGTTATTTTGTGACCAGTCCGGAAGACGCCCGTGCCACCGTTACCCTTCGTGACATGTCTGGCAGAATCGTTTACCGTGATGTGATGGCGCTTCCCGCAGGAACCAGCAACTGGCCGATTCCTCTGTCCGATCTCCCGGCAGGAGTATATGACCTACAGTTGGAGAAGAAGCACACTTCCTTGCACAAGGTGTTTGTGGTGCGGTAA
- a CDS encoding Fic family protein gives MDATGKYRTPKVEQEGDILPNKLGLTVKADIEKEEAKGFIEASLILTEELTSETVFDTSYIYRMHKLALGHLYDFAGKLRTVNMSKGGFAFPAAFHLSQSMDDFQREILDHLHVSYEDDATLIEDIARVHGELVFIHPFREGNGRTARLLANIMAFKAGRGRLHFEKLDSEEMFARYVLAVQKVGLKEYEPMREIIGYAF, from the coding sequence ATGGACGCTACCGGAAAATACAGGACACCCAAGGTTGAACAAGAAGGTGATATTCTTCCCAATAAGTTGGGTTTAACGGTTAAAGCCGATATAGAGAAGGAAGAGGCCAAGGGTTTCATAGAAGCCTCCCTGATCCTGACCGAGGAACTGACATCAGAGACGGTTTTTGACACCAGTTACATTTATCGGATGCACAAGCTGGCCCTGGGACACTTGTATGATTTTGCGGGTAAGTTGCGTACAGTGAATATGTCCAAGGGAGGTTTCGCATTTCCGGCTGCATTTCATCTGTCTCAAAGCATGGATGATTTTCAACGGGAGATACTCGACCACCTTCATGTTAGTTATGAAGATGATGCTACATTGATTGAGGATATTGCCAGGGTCCATGGGGAGTTGGTATTTATCCACCCGTTTCGTGAGGGCAATGGAAGAACGGCACGATTACTGGCCAACATAATGGCCTTCAAAGCAGGACGGGGAAGACTACATTTTGAAAAGCTGGATTCGGAAGAAATGTTCGCCCGGTATGTACTTGCCGTGCAGAAGGTAGGGTTGAAGGAATACGAACCTATGCGGGAAATTATCGGTTATGCTTTTTGA
- a CDS encoding acetyl-CoA C-acyltransferase yields the protein MEAYIVSGFRSAVGKAPRGLFRFTRPDDLAAEVIRHLVASVPGLEKERIDDIIVGNATPEAEQGLNVGRMISLMALDTDKVPGMTVNRYCSSGLETIAIASAKIRSGMADCIVAGGVECMSPIPFGGWRIVPNWDVTKAHPDWYWGMGLTAEAVARDFKVSREDQDEFSYQSHMKAVDAIKAGRFKDDIVPVTIQETYLDAKEKKQQRSYVVDTDEGARPDTTPERLAVLKPVFDAKGTVTAGNSSQTSDGAAFVIVMSEKMVKELNLKPIARLVSYAVAGVEPRIMGIGPVAAVPKAVEMAGLKLKDIQQVELNEAFASQSLAVVRELGLDPSTVNVNGGAIALGHPLGCTGAKLSVQLFNEMRRRKQKYGMVTMCVGTGQGAAGVYELL from the coding sequence ATGGAAGCATACATCGTATCCGGATTCCGCTCTGCCGTGGGCAAAGCCCCGCGCGGCCTGTTCCGTTTTACCCGGCCTGATGACCTGGCCGCTGAAGTGATCAGACACCTGGTTGCATCGGTGCCCGGACTGGAGAAAGAGCGCATTGATGACATCATCGTGGGCAATGCAACCCCCGAAGCGGAACAAGGGCTGAACGTAGGCCGCATGATCTCACTCATGGCCCTTGATACAGACAAGGTGCCCGGGATGACCGTGAACCGTTATTGTTCGTCCGGCCTTGAAACCATTGCCATCGCATCTGCCAAGATCAGAAGCGGCATGGCCGACTGCATCGTCGCAGGGGGTGTGGAATGTATGTCGCCCATTCCGTTCGGTGGGTGGCGCATCGTACCCAACTGGGATGTTACCAAAGCACATCCCGATTGGTATTGGGGCATGGGCCTGACAGCAGAAGCAGTAGCCCGCGACTTCAAGGTGAGTCGCGAAGACCAGGATGAGTTTTCGTACCAGTCGCACATGAAAGCCGTGGATGCCATCAAGGCAGGCCGCTTTAAGGATGATATCGTGCCCGTTACCATCCAGGAAACCTACCTGGATGCAAAGGAGAAAAAACAACAACGTTCCTATGTGGTGGATACAGACGAAGGTGCTCGTCCGGACACCACACCGGAGCGCCTTGCCGTACTCAAACCTGTGTTTGATGCGAAGGGAACCGTGACAGCCGGAAACTCATCACAAACCTCCGACGGCGCCGCCTTTGTGATTGTGATGTCGGAGAAGATGGTGAAAGAACTCAACCTGAAACCCATTGCCAGGCTTGTGTCTTACGCCGTAGCTGGTGTGGAACCACGGATCATGGGCATAGGTCCTGTGGCTGCGGTTCCCAAAGCAGTGGAGATGGCCGGCCTGAAATTGAAAGACATCCAGCAGGTAGAACTCAACGAAGCATTCGCTTCCCAGTCATTGGCTGTTGTTCGTGAGCTCGGACTGGATCCCTCCACCGTGAACGTGAACGGAGGTGCCATCGCCCTCGGTCATCCGCTGGGTTGTACAGGCGCCAAACTGAGTGTGCAACTCTTCAACGAAATGCGTCGCCGTAAGCAAAAATACGGTATGGTAACCATGTGTGTCGGAACCGGTCAGGGAGCTGCTGGTGTTTATGAGTTGCTTTAA
- a CDS encoding sulfite exporter TauE/SafE family protein codes for MDVQLLIIFVLLALLAEVLGTVGGFGSSLFFVPIAGYFFDFHSVLGITALFHLSSNITKIALFRQGIDKQLILYMGIPAIVTVAIGAWVSRYANSHFLELALAVFLTLFSSLLLLFRSYSISPRPSNAVRGGLVSGFVAGLLGTGGAIRGIVLSAFQLKMQVFIATSAVIDLGIDFSRSVVYGLNGYIHSSDLYLIPPLFGASLAGTYIGKRILTRVSEDGFRSIVLVLILGVGLFTLIRYLY; via the coding sequence ATGGATGTTCAACTGTTGATCATTTTTGTGTTGCTTGCGTTACTGGCCGAAGTGCTGGGCACAGTGGGAGGTTTCGGGTCTTCGTTGTTCTTCGTTCCGATCGCCGGTTACTTCTTCGACTTCCACTCCGTGCTCGGCATCACAGCCCTGTTTCACCTGTCCAGCAACATCACCAAGATCGCCCTGTTCCGGCAGGGTATCGACAAACAATTGATCCTCTACATGGGTATACCGGCCATTGTTACAGTGGCCATAGGGGCATGGGTGAGCCGCTATGCCAACAGCCATTTCCTGGAGCTTGCCCTGGCGGTTTTCCTTACTCTATTCAGTTCTTTGCTATTGCTGTTCCGCTCGTACAGCATTTCGCCAAGGCCTTCGAATGCAGTCAGGGGTGGCCTGGTCTCCGGTTTCGTTGCCGGACTGCTCGGCACGGGTGGCGCCATCCGTGGCATTGTTCTCTCCGCCTTCCAACTGAAGATGCAGGTTTTCATCGCCACATCGGCCGTGATCGACCTGGGGATTGATTTTTCACGGAGCGTAGTATATGGCCTGAATGGATACATCCACAGCTCCGACCTCTACCTGATACCCCCGCTGTTCGGCGCAAGCCTGGCAGGTACCTATATCGGAAAACGCATCCTGACGCGCGTCAGCGAAGACGGCTTCCGGAGCATTGTGCTCGTCCTCATCCTGGGCGTGGGATTGTTTACGTTGATCAGATACCTTTACTAG
- a CDS encoding citrate transporter, whose protein sequence is MEMILGIRIEFVLFALTLLGVALLHKHTFWVGLCGLSLVLLFKMTLPDFHPGEHFAHEAPTLLNLLGLLLGFAILAKYFEESGVPQKLPVLLPGGWKGGFVLLLMVAALSSFLDNIAAAMIGGMIARFVFKGKVHVGYVAAIVAASNAGGSGSVVGDTTTTMMWIDGIAAGGVLPAYIAAIPAVVVCGLVASRQQDKWQPLDASELSDKEIDFKKLIVVVMILAGAIITNITLDFPAAGVWAAIAIGSLFSRVSFHELPSALKGSVFLLSLVSAASLMPVDELPTASWHTAGALGFISAVFDNIPLTKLALEQGGYDWAMLAYSVGFGGSMIWFGSSAGVAITNLFPEAASVGSWLKNGWHVMMAYVIAFLLMLVIWGWQPF, encoded by the coding sequence ATGGAAATGATATTGGGAATTCGCATTGAGTTTGTGTTGTTTGCCCTGACCCTGTTGGGGGTGGCACTCCTTCACAAACACACGTTCTGGGTAGGTTTGTGCGGCCTTTCCCTGGTGTTGTTGTTTAAAATGACTTTGCCCGACTTCCACCCGGGTGAACACTTTGCGCACGAAGCGCCCACCCTGTTGAACCTGCTCGGGTTGTTGCTGGGTTTTGCCATTCTGGCCAAGTATTTTGAAGAGAGCGGCGTGCCTCAGAAGTTGCCTGTTCTTTTACCGGGTGGGTGGAAGGGTGGATTTGTGTTGCTTTTGATGGTAGCGGCGTTGTCATCATTCCTCGACAACATTGCAGCAGCCATGATCGGAGGTATGATCGCCAGGTTTGTGTTCAAGGGCAAGGTACACGTAGGATATGTAGCGGCCATCGTGGCTGCCAGCAATGCAGGAGGTTCGGGCAGTGTGGTGGGAGACACCACCACCACCATGATGTGGATCGATGGGATTGCAGCGGGGGGTGTGCTTCCCGCGTACATTGCAGCCATTCCTGCTGTGGTGGTATGTGGTTTGGTGGCTTCCAGGCAGCAGGATAAGTGGCAGCCCCTGGATGCAAGCGAATTATCCGACAAGGAAATTGATTTCAAAAAACTGATCGTGGTGGTGATGATTCTGGCAGGAGCCATCATTACCAACATCACCCTTGACTTTCCGGCCGCCGGCGTATGGGCAGCCATTGCCATCGGCAGCTTGTTCTCTCGGGTGAGTTTTCATGAACTGCCTTCTGCGCTCAAAGGAAGCGTGTTCCTGTTGTCATTGGTTTCCGCAGCCTCCCTGATGCCGGTGGATGAATTACCCACGGCATCCTGGCACACAGCCGGCGCACTGGGTTTTATCTCCGCTGTGTTCGATAACATTCCTTTGACCAAACTGGCGCTGGAACAGGGTGGATACGACTGGGCCATGCTGGCCTACTCGGTGGGCTTCGGCGGATCCATGATCTGGTTCGGATCCTCTGCCGGTGTGGCCATCACCAACCTGTTTCCGGAAGCGGCCTCCGTGGGGTCATGGCTCAAAAATGGGTGGCATGTGATGATGGCATATGTGATAGCCTTTCTGCTGATGCTGGTGATATGGGGCTGGCAACCTTTTTAG
- a CDS encoding T9SS type A sorting domain-containing protein codes for MKRNLLFVVLIFIALRADAKIIPVTNPGNGNDIEPNLAAAMSAATDGDIVLLPQGKFMFNGRVYIKKKVSIAGYGIWNENLQTGTMLFRDPNLPDAVLNNTQAINMFYVDPGTDAPFGISFSGFTIRGKQPSIHAEDGLSMAADNGIYLRFVNGFRITCMRFEFFGESAIHVTHRDSIAHGLIDHCEFFTNVKDPNGEQGDKGLGLGYGVVVYSDNQQWLDNPRFGTDNFIFVEDNTFEFHRHSVAAGGGALYVARYNLVKNNLVASGIDAHESYGATSGGNRFATRAVEIYNNTLINTVYRDFTPIKPEDQKDVNLVPVEGIGIRGGEAMVHHNTIQGYLYGGRIVDHTFDPNKPVVYPLPYQPGFISGLKQGPNHTGIDPVNAKGDMFYWANTFTPHHFENSNGWYNSVDFYNENPAPKGPFKEDRDYHLQPKPGYSVFVYPHPLQGLLADLTCETDLTGDNQTNAADLEKFVEIFNAACDSPCPADFDFNDTLDLNDFLLLENKMGTLCKTSPNKQIKNKIFIFPNPAAESLNFKLSDSRGQNVKVELLDMSGRLILKVKTKADPYSPAQIDLTTVDQGVYVLKVTSGGTVFLKRFTKIEVE; via the coding sequence ATGAAACGGAATCTCCTGTTCGTTGTACTGATCTTCATCGCCCTCCGGGCCGATGCAAAGATCATCCCCGTTACCAATCCCGGAAACGGAAACGACATTGAACCCAACCTGGCTGCAGCCATGAGCGCCGCAACCGATGGTGACATCGTGCTGTTGCCACAGGGGAAATTCATGTTCAACGGAAGGGTATACATCAAAAAGAAGGTTTCCATTGCCGGATATGGCATCTGGAATGAGAACCTGCAAACCGGTACCATGCTTTTCCGTGACCCCAACCTTCCGGATGCAGTGCTGAACAACACGCAAGCCATCAACATGTTTTATGTGGACCCGGGAACGGATGCCCCCTTCGGCATTTCATTTTCAGGGTTCACCATACGCGGCAAACAACCCAGCATCCATGCGGAAGACGGACTATCCATGGCGGCTGACAATGGTATCTACCTGCGGTTCGTGAACGGCTTCCGCATCACCTGCATGCGGTTTGAATTCTTCGGTGAGTCCGCCATTCATGTCACCCATCGCGACAGCATCGCGCACGGACTGATCGACCACTGTGAGTTCTTTACCAATGTAAAAGACCCGAACGGGGAACAGGGCGACAAAGGACTCGGACTCGGTTACGGCGTGGTGGTATACAGCGACAACCAACAGTGGCTGGACAACCCAAGGTTCGGTACCGACAACTTCATCTTCGTTGAAGACAACACGTTCGAGTTCCATCGCCACTCCGTTGCTGCCGGTGGCGGCGCCCTGTACGTGGCACGTTACAACCTTGTAAAGAATAACCTCGTGGCATCCGGCATTGACGCCCATGAAAGCTACGGAGCCACTTCCGGTGGCAACCGCTTCGCCACACGGGCCGTGGAGATCTATAATAACACCCTCATCAATACCGTGTACAGGGATTTCACCCCCATCAAACCCGAAGACCAGAAAGATGTGAACCTGGTACCCGTGGAAGGCATCGGCATCCGTGGCGGAGAAGCCATGGTGCACCACAACACCATCCAGGGTTACCTCTACGGCGGCCGCATCGTAGACCACACCTTCGACCCGAACAAACCGGTCGTGTACCCCCTGCCCTACCAACCGGGCTTCATCAGCGGACTCAAACAAGGCCCCAACCACACCGGCATCGACCCGGTGAATGCCAAAGGGGATATGTTCTACTGGGCCAACACCTTCACACCCCACCATTTCGAAAACAGCAACGGATGGTACAATTCTGTGGATTTCTACAATGAGAACCCCGCCCCAAAAGGCCCCTTCAAAGAAGACCGCGACTACCACCTCCAACCCAAACCAGGCTACTCGGTGTTCGTATACCCGCACCCCTTGCAAGGGCTGCTGGCCGACCTCACCTGTGAGACCGACCTCACCGGCGACAACCAAACCAATGCGGCCGACCTGGAAAAATTCGTTGAGATCTTCAACGCAGCGTGCGACAGTCCGTGCCCGGCCGATTTCGACTTCAACGACACGCTCGACCTGAACGACTTCCTCCTGCTGGAAAACAAAATGGGCACCCTGTGCAAGACCAGCCCCAACAAACAGATCAAAAACAAAATCTTCATTTTTCCCAACCCGGCCGCCGAATCACTCAACTTCAAACTGTCCGACAGCCGCGGACAAAACGTGAAGGTGGAGTTGCTGGACATGTCGGGGCGCCTGATCCTGAAAGTCAAAACCAAGGCAGACCCTTACTCACCGGCACAGATCGACCTGACCACCGTAGACCAGGGCGTGTATGTACTCAAGGTCACTTCCGGAGGCACCGTTTTCCTGAAACGGTTTACGAAGATTGAAGTGGAGTAA
- a CDS encoding acyl-CoA dehydrogenase family protein: MSESTQTAALKGGEFLVRETEAGSVFVPEEANEEQQMIASMAADFLQAEILPNLDRIDKMEEGLMPSLLDKAGELGLLGTAVPEEFGGFGKDFITNMMLTEVVGGGHSFAVALAAHTGIGTLPILYFGNQAQKEKYLPKLATGEWKACYCLTEPGSGSDALAAKTRADLSEDGKHYVLNGQKMWITNAGFADVFVVFAQIDGDKFTGFIVEKSFGGLTLGEEEHKMGIKGSSTRQVFFENCKVPVENLLGEIGKGHKIAFNILNIGRAKLAAAALGGAKRTASLSVSYANEREQFKTPIARFGAMQHKLAEQAIRIFALESAIYRLSKDIHEKEEALKAEGKDFGEALLGAAEEYAIECAILKVFGSEMLDFVVDEGVQIYGGYGFSAEYPMDRAYRDSRINRIFEGTNEINRMLTVDMLLKRAMKGQIDLLGPAMKVQGELMSVPSFGDVPTGVLATETGYLANFKKAVLMTAGATAQKLMTQLETEQEVIMYLADMVIQTYVSESILLRVKKLVDLKGEAACKEYIAMAQVFVNDAAERISSAGRNAINAWADGDEQRMILMGLKRFTKVTPFNTKDARRLIASKLIDANKYCY, translated from the coding sequence ATGAGTGAATCCACCCAAACAGCAGCACTGAAGGGCGGCGAATTTCTTGTTCGCGAAACCGAAGCCGGGAGCGTTTTTGTTCCCGAAGAAGCCAACGAAGAACAGCAGATGATCGCCTCCATGGCGGCCGACTTCCTGCAAGCCGAGATACTGCCCAACCTGGACCGGATCGATAAAATGGAAGAAGGTCTGATGCCTTCGTTGCTGGACAAGGCCGGGGAGTTGGGGTTGTTAGGAACAGCTGTGCCGGAAGAGTTCGGTGGATTCGGGAAAGATTTTATCACCAACATGATGCTGACCGAAGTGGTCGGAGGCGGTCATTCATTTGCTGTGGCCCTGGCAGCTCATACCGGGATCGGTACCCTGCCCATCCTGTACTTCGGCAACCAGGCACAGAAAGAAAAGTACCTGCCGAAACTGGCAACCGGTGAGTGGAAAGCCTGTTACTGTTTGACCGAACCCGGATCAGGGTCGGATGCTTTGGCGGCCAAAACCAGGGCCGACCTGTCGGAAGACGGCAAGCATTATGTGCTGAACGGGCAGAAGATGTGGATCACCAATGCCGGCTTTGCGGATGTGTTTGTGGTATTCGCCCAGATTGACGGCGACAAGTTCACCGGCTTTATCGTTGAGAAAAGCTTCGGTGGCCTCACCCTGGGTGAAGAAGAACACAAGATGGGCATCAAGGGGTCATCCACCCGCCAGGTGTTTTTTGAGAACTGCAAGGTGCCCGTGGAAAACCTCCTCGGTGAAATTGGTAAAGGACACAAGATCGCATTCAACATCCTGAACATAGGCAGGGCCAAACTGGCTGCGGCTGCGTTGGGGGGCGCCAAGCGCACCGCATCGTTGTCGGTATCTTATGCCAACGAACGCGAGCAGTTCAAAACACCCATCGCCCGCTTCGGTGCGATGCAACATAAACTGGCTGAACAAGCCATTCGCATTTTTGCGTTGGAGTCGGCCATCTACCGCCTCAGTAAGGACATCCATGAAAAGGAAGAAGCGCTCAAGGCGGAAGGAAAAGACTTCGGCGAAGCTTTGTTGGGTGCGGCCGAAGAATATGCCATTGAGTGCGCCATCCTGAAAGTCTTCGGTTCGGAAATGCTCGACTTTGTGGTGGATGAAGGTGTACAGATCTATGGCGGATACGGGTTCTCAGCAGAATATCCGATGGACCGTGCATATCGCGACAGCCGCATCAACCGGATCTTTGAAGGCACCAATGAGATCAACCGCATGCTCACCGTTGACATGCTGCTGAAGCGTGCCATGAAAGGACAAATTGATTTGCTCGGTCCTGCCATGAAGGTGCAGGGTGAGCTGATGTCGGTGCCCTCCTTCGGGGATGTGCCAACGGGTGTGCTTGCCACCGAAACAGGTTACCTGGCCAATTTCAAAAAGGCCGTGCTGATGACCGCCGGGGCTACTGCGCAAAAGCTCATGACGCAACTGGAAACCGAACAGGAGGTGATCATGTACCTTGCCGATATGGTGATCCAGACCTATGTGAGTGAATCGATCCTGTTGCGGGTGAAGAAGCTGGTGGACCTGAAAGGTGAAGCTGCATGCAAAGAATACATTGCAATGGCGCAGGTGTTCGTGAATGATGCGGCCGAGCGCATTTCATCCGCCGGTAGAAATGCGATCAACGCATGGGCCGATGGTGACGAGCAACGCATGATCCTGATGGGATTGAAGCGATTCACGAAAGTGACTCCTTTCAATACGAAGGATGCCCGCAGGTTGATCGCGTCCAAGCTCATTGACGCCAACAAGTACTGCTATTAA
- a CDS encoding carbon-nitrogen hydrolase family protein has translation MANLRVGIIQHSPVFLDLEKSMQKAEQLLADAAASGVRMAVFGECWLSGYPAWLDVCPDVALWDSDPAKEVFYRLHESSIVVPGPETERLGALAKQHEMVVVMGVNEKVKEGPGNGTLYNSLLTFDANGKLVNHHRKLMPTYTERMVYGQGDAVGLKSVDTAVGRVSSLICWEHWMPMNRQVLHEDGELMHVAVWPNVHEMLQVASRSYAFEGRCFVLAAGLTMHASDMPPELTLPEHLASQPDAWVLRGGSAIIGPDGFYVHEPVFDKETIVMADIDPKAAVKERMTLDVTGHYYRDDIFKWSVNRKRREE, from the coding sequence ATGGCAAACCTACGCGTAGGGATCATACAGCACAGTCCCGTTTTCCTGGACCTTGAGAAGAGCATGCAAAAAGCTGAACAGTTGCTGGCTGACGCAGCGGCGTCAGGCGTGCGTATGGCGGTATTCGGCGAATGCTGGTTGTCGGGATATCCCGCCTGGCTGGATGTTTGTCCGGATGTTGCCCTGTGGGACAGTGACCCGGCCAAGGAGGTTTTTTACCGGTTGCATGAAAGCAGCATCGTGGTACCCGGACCCGAAACCGAGCGGTTGGGGGCGTTGGCGAAACAACATGAAATGGTGGTGGTGATGGGTGTGAACGAGAAGGTAAAGGAGGGACCGGGAAATGGCACCCTGTACAATTCACTGCTCACTTTTGATGCGAACGGGAAGCTGGTGAACCATCACCGCAAACTGATGCCCACCTATACCGAAAGAATGGTGTACGGGCAGGGAGATGCGGTCGGACTGAAATCGGTGGATACAGCTGTGGGGCGGGTGTCGTCATTGATCTGCTGGGAACATTGGATGCCCATGAACCGCCAGGTGTTGCATGAGGATGGAGAGCTGATGCACGTGGCTGTATGGCCGAATGTGCATGAGATGCTGCAAGTCGCCTCCCGGTCCTATGCGTTTGAAGGCAGGTGTTTTGTGCTGGCGGCAGGTCTCACCATGCATGCCAGCGACATGCCCCCGGAGCTGACCCTGCCGGAACACCTGGCATCTCAGCCGGATGCCTGGGTGCTGAGGGGTGGCAGCGCCATCATCGGTCCGGACGGATTTTATGTGCATGAACCCGTGTTCGACAAGGAAACGATCGTGATGGCCGACATCGATCCGAAGGCCGCCGTGAAGGAACGGATGACGCTTGACGTGACCGGGCATTATTACCGGGATGATATATTCAAGTGGTCGGTGAACAGGAAGCGGAGGGAAGAGTGA